The following are encoded in a window of Arthrobacter sp. OAP107 genomic DNA:
- a CDS encoding IclR family transcriptional regulator, which translates to MAEKATGGVQSVERVFELLELITDAGGDVTLSELSSSTDLPLPTIHRLLRTLVALGYIRQLPNRRYALGPRLIRLGEGANKQLGALARPQLKSLVDRLGETSNMAVLDSDMVIYVAQVPSLHSMRMFTEVGRRAHTHDTGVGKAILAQLDDEVVRGIVTRTGMPTPTAKSIGDFDSLIADLNRIRERGYSIDEEEQELGVRCFAMAVPNAPTPTAISVSGPVSRVDQAFADRAVPLLREAAQAISDELNQN; encoded by the coding sequence ATGGCTGAGAAGGCCACCGGAGGCGTGCAGTCCGTTGAGCGCGTCTTTGAACTTTTGGAACTGATCACGGACGCCGGCGGCGACGTGACGCTCAGTGAGCTCTCCTCCTCCACGGACCTGCCCCTGCCGACGATCCACCGGCTGCTGCGCACGCTCGTGGCGCTGGGTTACATCCGCCAGCTGCCCAACCGCCGCTACGCCCTCGGCCCGCGGCTGATCCGGCTCGGTGAGGGCGCGAACAAACAGCTCGGTGCCCTGGCCCGGCCGCAGCTGAAGTCCCTCGTGGACCGGCTGGGGGAGACGTCCAACATGGCCGTGCTGGATTCGGACATGGTGATTTACGTGGCCCAGGTGCCCTCGCTGCACTCGATGCGCATGTTCACCGAGGTGGGCCGCCGCGCCCACACGCACGACACCGGAGTGGGCAAGGCGATCCTGGCGCAGCTGGACGACGAGGTAGTGCGCGGCATCGTGACCCGCACCGGCATGCCCACGCCCACGGCCAAGAGCATCGGCGACTTCGATTCCCTCATTGCCGACCTGAACCGGATCCGCGAACGCGGCTACTCGATCGACGAGGAGGAGCAGGAGCTCGGTGTGCGCTGCTTCGCCATGGCCGTGCCCAACGCTCCCACGCCCACCGCCATCTCCGTCTCCGGGCCCGTCTCCCGCGTGGACCAGGCCTTCGCCGACCGTGCCGTGCCGCTCCTCCGCGAAGCAGCCCAGGCCATATCGGACGAGCTCAACCAGAACTGA